The Dethiosulfovibrio peptidovorans DSM 11002 genome has a window encoding:
- a CDS encoding efflux RND transporter permease subunit produces the protein MSVARWAMKRRSFTLFVAVLLALGGAWAYFGLGRLEDPDFTVKTALVVTAYPGASPMEVEEEVTDEVEQAIQRLPQLKRVRSRSERGLSVVYVDIKDEYSDELPQVWDELRRKVKEAQRHLPPGAGPSMVNDDFGDVFGVVFAVTGDGYPLADLKRHAEDIKKILLLVPDVAQVSLWGDRTEAVFVEISRAKMAELGISPEQIAATLQGQNLEVDSGSVMAGSLRVPIDPSGSVDSVESIGDLLIRGASGGRLVYLKDVAQVSRGYLDPPSRMMSYDGTPAIAIGVSTVPGGNVVRMGEMVRGELERIRKDLPLGVEVETVTFQSDLVKDAVRGFALNLAEAVAIVVGLLVVFMGITSGLLMGAILLLTIAGTFIAMRIMGIELHSVSLGALIICLGMLVDNAIVVTEGILVGISSGEDGETAADRVVDETKWPLLGATAVAILAFSAIGLSKDVTGEFCRSLFQVVAASLLLSWFLAITVTPVLAVMFLTPEIDDENGGRSRFHRFYRGFLIDCVERRWVTLGVMAALLLLALWGFRFVGQSFFPDMVRDQFMIHYRLPKGTDVTGTDSDLREISRHLLESESSVESVASFAGEGPLRFYLAFEPELPDSSYGFILVTVDDYDEIGGIIARQSRWIAERFPDSEPRFERFKKGPSTGAEIKLRITGDDPSVLRALSERVKAAMAADPDGIDVRDDWRQRVKILVPEVDEAKARRAGLTRGDIASSLKGTFDGRTVGVYREGDELLPIKLRVPEAERADLDSAADVQVWSRGLMRFVPIGQVVSNMELLWEDPLIWRRNRSRVITPQCDSLKGSAEDLRRRLIPMVEALKLPDGYDVEWGGEYEDSRTSQEALVGPFLLSLVFMVIVVMGLFNGFRQPAAVFLCLPLAAIGVTSGLLITGRSFGFMALLGYLSLIGMLIKNAIVLLDQIELDMAAGKPRFSAVLDASTGRVRPVMMAAMTTVLGMAPLALDDFFASMAVTIMFGLSFATVLTLVVVPVMYCAMYGISSKETSYGS, from the coding sequence ATGAGCGTGGCCCGGTGGGCCATGAAGAGAAGGTCCTTCACCCTCTTCGTGGCTGTCCTTCTGGCTTTGGGAGGAGCGTGGGCCTATTTCGGGTTGGGAAGGCTGGAAGATCCTGACTTCACCGTCAAGACCGCCCTCGTCGTGACAGCCTACCCTGGAGCATCCCCCATGGAGGTGGAGGAAGAGGTCACGGACGAGGTGGAACAGGCTATCCAGAGGTTGCCCCAGCTCAAGAGGGTCCGTTCCAGATCGGAGAGGGGGCTGTCGGTCGTATATGTGGACATAAAGGACGAATACTCCGACGAACTTCCTCAGGTCTGGGACGAGCTAAGGCGAAAGGTAAAGGAGGCCCAGAGACATCTGCCTCCTGGAGCGGGTCCGTCTATGGTGAACGACGATTTCGGAGACGTCTTCGGAGTGGTCTTCGCGGTTACCGGCGACGGCTACCCTCTGGCCGATCTGAAACGCCATGCCGAAGACATAAAAAAAATCCTGCTCCTGGTTCCGGATGTGGCGCAGGTGTCCCTGTGGGGAGACAGGACCGAAGCGGTATTCGTCGAGATCTCAAGGGCTAAAATGGCCGAGCTGGGAATATCGCCGGAGCAGATAGCCGCCACCCTTCAGGGACAGAACCTGGAGGTGGACTCGGGGTCCGTCATGGCCGGATCTCTCAGGGTTCCCATAGATCCCTCGGGCAGCGTGGATTCGGTTGAGAGCATAGGGGATCTCTTAATAAGAGGAGCTTCAGGAGGAAGACTGGTCTACCTTAAAGACGTGGCCCAGGTATCCCGGGGCTACCTGGATCCTCCCTCCCGGATGATGTCCTACGATGGAACCCCGGCCATCGCCATAGGGGTCTCCACCGTGCCGGGAGGCAACGTGGTCCGAATGGGAGAGATGGTCCGGGGAGAGCTCGAGAGGATAAGAAAAGACCTTCCTCTGGGAGTCGAGGTAGAGACTGTAACCTTCCAAAGCGATCTGGTGAAAGATGCGGTCAGGGGATTCGCTTTGAACTTGGCCGAGGCTGTGGCCATAGTGGTGGGGCTCCTGGTGGTCTTCATGGGAATCACCAGCGGTCTTCTGATGGGAGCTATACTGCTTCTCACCATAGCCGGAACCTTCATAGCCATGAGGATAATGGGAATAGAGCTCCACAGCGTCTCTCTGGGAGCCCTCATAATCTGCCTCGGTATGCTGGTGGACAACGCCATAGTTGTCACCGAGGGGATCTTGGTGGGCATCTCCTCCGGAGAGGACGGAGAGACCGCGGCGGATCGGGTCGTCGACGAGACCAAATGGCCCCTGCTGGGAGCTACCGCCGTGGCCATACTGGCCTTCTCCGCCATAGGTCTCTCCAAAGACGTCACAGGTGAGTTCTGCCGCAGCCTCTTTCAGGTCGTGGCGGCGTCGCTTCTCCTGTCCTGGTTTCTGGCCATAACGGTGACCCCTGTCTTGGCGGTGATGTTTCTGACCCCCGAGATAGATGACGAAAACGGAGGAAGATCCCGTTTTCATAGGTTCTACAGGGGCTTCCTCATCGACTGCGTCGAAAGACGGTGGGTCACTCTAGGGGTAATGGCGGCCCTGCTTCTGCTGGCTCTGTGGGGATTTCGCTTCGTTGGGCAGAGCTTTTTCCCCGACATGGTTCGAGATCAGTTTATGATCCATTACAGGCTGCCGAAGGGCACCGACGTCACCGGAACCGACAGCGACCTGAGGGAGATCTCACGACATCTACTGGAAAGCGAGTCCTCCGTCGAATCGGTGGCATCCTTCGCAGGGGAGGGGCCCCTTCGATTTTATCTGGCCTTCGAGCCAGAGCTGCCGGATAGCTCCTACGGATTTATCCTTGTGACCGTTGACGATTACGACGAAATAGGAGGAATAATCGCCAGGCAGTCTCGATGGATAGCCGAGCGATTCCCCGACTCGGAGCCCCGTTTCGAGAGATTCAAGAAGGGGCCCAGCACCGGAGCGGAGATAAAACTGCGGATAACCGGCGACGATCCCTCGGTACTTCGGGCCCTCTCCGAAAGGGTCAAGGCCGCCATGGCAGCCGATCCCGACGGCATAGACGTCAGGGACGACTGGCGCCAGAGGGTGAAGATTTTGGTGCCAGAGGTGGACGAGGCCAAGGCCCGGAGGGCCGGACTGACCAGGGGGGACATAGCGTCGTCCTTGAAGGGGACCTTCGACGGTCGCACAGTAGGGGTCTACCGGGAGGGCGACGAGCTCCTGCCCATAAAACTCAGGGTTCCCGAGGCGGAGAGAGCCGACCTGGATTCCGCGGCGGACGTCCAGGTCTGGAGCCGGGGTCTGATGCGGTTCGTGCCTATCGGACAGGTGGTCTCGAACATGGAGCTGCTCTGGGAGGACCCTCTGATATGGCGGAGGAATCGCTCCAGGGTTATAACCCCTCAGTGTGATTCGCTGAAGGGATCGGCGGAGGACCTCAGACGCAGACTGATACCCATGGTGGAAGCCTTGAAGCTTCCGGACGGCTACGATGTCGAATGGGGAGGGGAGTACGAGGATTCCAGAACATCTCAAGAAGCCCTAGTAGGGCCCTTCCTGTTGAGCCTGGTATTTATGGTTATCGTGGTCATGGGGCTATTCAACGGCTTTCGCCAACCCGCGGCGGTCTTTCTGTGTCTGCCTCTGGCCGCCATAGGAGTTACCTCCGGGCTTCTGATAACGGGACGAAGCTTCGGCTTCATGGCCCTGCTAGGCTATCTAAGCCTGATAGGCATGCTCATAAAGAATGCCATAGTGCTTCTGGATCAGATAGAGCTTGATATGGCAGCGGGGAAACCCCGTTTTTCCGCTGTGCTGGACGCCTCTACCGGAAGGGTTCGGCCGGTCATGATGGCGGCTATGACCACAGTGCTCGGCATGGCCCCTCTGGCGCTGGATGACTTCTTCGCCTCCATGGCCGTCACCATAATGTTCGGACTCTCCTTCGCCACCGTCCTGACCCTGGTTGTCGTGCCGGTGATGTACTGTGCCATGTACGGCATTTCCTCCAAAGAGACCTCCTATGGGTCGTAG
- a CDS encoding epoxyqueuosine reductase, translating into MNDLTVELKENTLGWGADLIGVADISGLKMPFPRAISVAVALNPDIVETLSDGPSLRYQDEYTSVNGRINDILNRIVRFLSDRGHKAEMEPASSPDFDRRTLSASFPHKTAATLAGLGWIGKNALLITEEYGSAVRLGTVFTDAPLDADVPVLESSCGTCSACLQECPVNAPGDRSWSPGMDRGSLVEIEACMGQLKFFMDERGLNHAICGICIRCCPWTERYLRKDRD; encoded by the coding sequence ATGAACGATCTTACTGTTGAACTGAAGGAAAATACCCTTGGTTGGGGGGCCGATCTGATCGGCGTGGCAGATATCTCCGGGCTGAAAATGCCGTTTCCGCGGGCCATATCGGTGGCTGTAGCTTTAAACCCCGATATAGTCGAGACTCTGTCCGATGGTCCGAGTCTGAGATACCAGGATGAATATACGTCGGTGAACGGCAGAATAAACGACATACTGAATCGAATAGTCCGTTTTCTCTCCGACCGAGGACACAAAGCGGAGATGGAGCCCGCGTCCTCTCCCGACTTCGATCGCCGGACCTTGAGCGCCTCCTTTCCCCACAAGACCGCCGCGACCCTGGCCGGACTGGGCTGGATAGGAAAGAACGCCCTGCTGATCACGGAGGAGTACGGCTCTGCCGTTCGACTCGGCACTGTATTCACCGATGCCCCTCTCGATGCCGACGTCCCGGTCTTAGAATCCAGTTGTGGAACTTGCAGCGCCTGTCTGCAAGAATGTCCCGTCAACGCCCCGGGAGATAGAAGCTGGAGTCCCGGAATGGACAGAGGGTCTCTGGTTGAGATAGAGGCCTGTATGGGGCAGCTGAAATTTTTCATGGACGAGAGGGGCCTGAACCACGCCATCTGCGGAATATGCATAAGGTGCTGTCCCTGGACAGAGAGATACCTCCGAAAAGATAGGGACTGA
- a CDS encoding sodium:solute symporter family protein, with the protein MFYLGLAAIVTLFLALGFNASRKVSSSSDYAVAGRSTGAIGVGGIIMGAMVGGASTVGTVQMAYSLGLSAWWFTLGAGTGCLILGLWFAGPLRGSGLVTVPEFLAGKYGRKMSGLSMAASSAGTFLSIVAQFLAGTALFRSLLPISVPASTALLAVLILGFIYAGGLKSYSSVGSAKMVALYATMILGSIAALTVLSSPTEIFRTLPATPWFDLFGRGFRSDGNALLSLIAGVFCTQIYIQGVFAASDEKTARKGALMAAFFIPPVGLMGVSIGLAMRASGTVVEPAMALPAFLLASFPDALAGVLWGALVITVVGAGAGLSFGIATNLVRDLIIPGAGSSAANKELPLSRWAVALVVCTAAATGCMVEGSLILQWSYLSMGLRGAGTFVPLMIAMIWPDRLSPRWALAANGGGLATMIASGVMHTPVPPMASGLAVSAAIALFGMTRKRT; encoded by the coding sequence TTGTTCTATCTTGGATTGGCGGCCATAGTAACCCTTTTTCTCGCTCTGGGCTTCAATGCCTCCAGAAAGGTCTCCTCGTCGTCGGACTACGCCGTCGCCGGTAGATCCACCGGAGCGATAGGGGTCGGAGGGATAATAATGGGGGCCATGGTAGGGGGGGCCTCCACGGTGGGGACGGTTCAGATGGCCTATTCTCTGGGCCTTTCGGCCTGGTGGTTCACCTTGGGAGCCGGAACGGGGTGTCTGATTCTCGGGCTCTGGTTCGCCGGTCCTCTAAGAGGATCGGGGCTGGTCACAGTGCCCGAGTTTCTGGCCGGAAAGTACGGTCGGAAGATGAGCGGTCTGTCCATGGCGGCGTCCTCCGCAGGAACTTTTCTCTCCATAGTGGCCCAGTTCCTGGCCGGGACAGCCCTTTTTCGCTCCCTCCTGCCAATATCGGTACCGGCATCTACGGCCCTGCTGGCGGTGCTCATACTGGGCTTCATATACGCCGGAGGGCTGAAGAGCTACAGCTCGGTGGGCAGCGCCAAGATGGTGGCCCTCTACGCAACGATGATCCTCGGATCCATCGCGGCTTTGACCGTTTTGAGCTCTCCTACAGAGATATTCCGGACACTTCCGGCGACCCCCTGGTTCGATCTATTCGGCAGAGGCTTCCGGTCCGACGGCAACGCCCTGCTTTCGCTAATAGCCGGGGTCTTCTGCACCCAGATATACATACAGGGGGTTTTCGCAGCTTCCGACGAAAAAACGGCCAGAAAGGGGGCCCTCATGGCGGCCTTCTTCATCCCTCCTGTGGGGCTCATGGGGGTCTCCATCGGACTGGCGATGAGGGCATCGGGAACCGTGGTGGAACCGGCTATGGCTCTGCCCGCCTTCCTGCTGGCCTCATTCCCGGACGCCCTGGCCGGAGTCCTGTGGGGGGCTTTGGTAATAACCGTCGTGGGAGCCGGTGCGGGGCTGTCCTTCGGGATCGCCACCAATCTGGTGAGAGATCTGATCATACCCGGAGCCGGTTCGTCCGCAGCAAACAAGGAACTCCCCCTTAGCCGATGGGCGGTGGCCCTGGTGGTATGTACGGCAGCCGCCACCGGGTGTATGGTCGAGGGCAGCCTGATCCTTCAGTGGAGCTACCTGAGCATGGGGCTGAGAGGAGCCGGGACCTTCGTCCCCTTGATGATAGCCATGATATGGCCCGACAGGCTGTCACCCCGATGGGCCCTGGCGGCCAACGGCGGTGGGCTGGCGACAATGATAGCCTCGGGGGTCATGCATACCCCCGTGCCTCCTATGGCGAGCGGTCTGGCGGTCAGCGCCGCGATAGCACTGTTTGGGATGACGAGGAAAAGGACATGA
- a CDS encoding GNAT family N-acetyltransferase: MYFKKMMGEMCYLSPVDPDDAPVFTRWINDYDVTRYLTEAPSCYPLQAEREALDKLSREHNYCIVDLETDAPLGICGFMNLNHLNQTAEVGIFIGDKDYWGKGYGGEALSLLVRYGFDVLNLHNVMLQVVAYNDRAIRCYERIGFRTFGVRREAVLREGKRHDKVYMEITRSD; this comes from the coding sequence TTGTATTTCAAGAAGATGATGGGGGAGATGTGCTACCTTTCGCCGGTGGACCCGGACGACGCTCCGGTATTTACCCGGTGGATCAACGACTACGACGTCACCAGATACCTGACCGAGGCGCCGTCGTGCTACCCTCTTCAGGCCGAGAGGGAGGCCTTGGATAAACTCTCTCGGGAGCACAACTACTGTATCGTCGATCTGGAGACAGACGCCCCTCTGGGAATCTGCGGCTTCATGAATCTGAACCATTTGAACCAGACAGCCGAGGTCGGCATATTCATAGGCGACAAGGACTACTGGGGCAAGGGATACGGAGGGGAGGCCCTCTCTCTGCTTGTGAGATACGGCTTCGACGTCCTGAACCTTCACAACGTAATGCTCCAGGTGGTGGCCTACAACGACAGGGCCATCAGGTGCTACGAGAGAATAGGCTTCAGGACCTTCGGCGTCAGAAGGGAAGCGGTCCTCCGGGAGGGCAAGAGACACGATAAGGTCTACATGGAGATTACCAGGTCGGATTGA
- a CDS encoding lipoate--protein ligase, whose amino-acid sequence MTMHCIIHRDDDPFFNLAMEEVLFGRSSETGDGYIILWRNRPTVVVGRFQNAAGEVNPPFLRERGVAVVRRTTGGGAVYHDLGNLNYTFILPVGDRDSRGLDFALYTKPLLEYLDSIGVKAELTGRNDLTIEGKKFSGNAQHVSKNTMLHHGTIMFDSCLEDVAASLSVDPEKFKSKGVASVRSRVTNVTPHLPKPMPMEDFIEGLMSYFAAPFGGTSRSLEDDEVREISEMRDSKYATWDWVWGSSPPFSLSSERRFEKGKVQVYLDVKEGTIEDVAIRGDFFSVADPSDLENVLRGVRFDRKAVSEVLSSLPVGKYILGVSAEELTDLVVD is encoded by the coding sequence ATGACGATGCACTGCATAATACATAGAGATGACGATCCTTTCTTCAATCTCGCCATGGAAGAGGTTCTGTTCGGTCGATCCTCCGAAACGGGGGACGGCTACATAATCCTCTGGCGGAACAGGCCGACGGTGGTGGTTGGACGTTTCCAAAATGCCGCAGGGGAGGTCAACCCGCCCTTTCTCCGAGAGAGAGGAGTGGCGGTCGTCCGTCGCACCACCGGTGGAGGAGCGGTGTATCACGACCTGGGCAACCTGAACTACACCTTCATACTGCCGGTCGGAGACAGGGATTCTCGGGGATTGGACTTCGCCCTCTACACCAAGCCCCTCCTGGAATATCTGGACAGCATAGGGGTGAAGGCGGAGCTTACCGGGAGAAACGACCTCACCATAGAGGGCAAGAAGTTCTCCGGCAACGCCCAGCACGTGAGCAAAAATACCATGCTCCATCACGGTACCATAATGTTCGACTCCTGCCTTGAGGATGTAGCAGCCTCCCTGTCGGTCGATCCGGAAAAGTTCAAGTCCAAAGGAGTCGCCTCGGTCAGAAGCAGGGTGACCAACGTAACCCCCCATCTGCCCAAACCGATGCCGATGGAGGACTTCATAGAGGGACTGATGTCCTACTTCGCCGCTCCCTTCGGAGGAACCTCCCGTTCCCTGGAGGATGACGAGGTGAGGGAGATCTCGGAAATGAGGGACTCCAAGTACGCCACCTGGGACTGGGTGTGGGGCAGCTCGCCTCCTTTCTCCCTGTCGTCGGAGCGCCGCTTCGAGAAGGGGAAGGTGCAGGTCTATTTGGACGTAAAAGAAGGTACGATAGAGGACGTCGCCATAAGGGGAGACTTCTTCAGCGTGGCCGATCCCTCCGATCTGGAAAACGTCCTCAGAGGCGTCCGGTTCGACCGTAAGGCCGTCTCGGAGGTTTTGTCGTCCCTTCCTGTGGGAAAATACATCCTGGGAGTCTCGGCGGAAGAACTTACGGATCTGGTGGTAGACTGA
- a CDS encoding TetR family transcriptional regulator: MGRRTREEAAKTRKRLLDVSAELFSVRGVDGVTLVEIGREAGFTKGALYRHFGGKAGLLLELMDYAVDIVDRIEESTLSGEGPPLERLSTMAREEISIFEESENARRLLSIFLDRRSLVEDERVLLAIEGMRESTLIRIEKALTEARGAGDISRSVNLRAAAESLRFLIFGLMERSLYSSESFSPSSLVGPMLDLYFRGLAD, translated from the coding sequence ATGGGTCGTAGAACCAGGGAGGAGGCTGCGAAGACCAGAAAGAGGCTTCTGGACGTCTCCGCCGAGCTCTTTTCCGTCAGAGGGGTGGACGGGGTTACCTTGGTGGAGATAGGAAGGGAGGCCGGCTTCACCAAGGGAGCCCTCTACCGCCATTTCGGAGGGAAGGCGGGGTTGCTTTTGGAGCTGATGGACTACGCTGTCGATATAGTCGACCGTATAGAGGAGTCCACATTGAGTGGAGAAGGCCCTCCTTTGGAGAGGCTTTCCACCATGGCGAGAGAGGAAATCTCCATATTCGAGGAGAGCGAGAATGCCCGAAGGCTTTTATCCATCTTCCTGGATCGTCGAAGTCTGGTCGAGGACGAACGGGTATTGTTGGCGATAGAGGGAATGAGGGAGAGTACCTTAATCAGAATCGAGAAGGCCTTGACGGAGGCCCGAGGGGCCGGGGACATCTCTAGATCGGTAAACCTTCGGGCGGCAGCGGAATCCCTTCGATTCCTGATCTTCGGCCTAATGGAGCGAAGCCTCTATTCCTCCGAGTCCTTCTCTCCATCATCTCTGGTCGGCCCGATGCTGGACCTTTACTTTCGAGGACTGGCCGATTAG
- a CDS encoding alpha/beta fold hydrolase yields the protein MSQGFRTAQIDDVSLAYTVAGQGEPLLLIMGFGGTMDFWGFPFVSTLMKKFKVIAFDNRGVGESSIGTEPPSIERFASDAAGLLDHLGIESTHVLGWSMGGYVAQELTLARPELVRDLVLYGTCCDHRAALVSRPETFGDLMDLSETGMDRTKTTLRMLFPRPWLDFHPGFEKAFLSRPMTVYSRCAEGIAGQVKAIASWKGCCDRVPSISVPTLVVAGEMDGVIPASLSRELVKALPDGSFRSFSDGGHGLVYQYPKELAEMVTNFLSR from the coding sequence ATGTCTCAGGGGTTTCGAACCGCCCAGATCGACGACGTATCGTTGGCCTACACCGTTGCGGGACAGGGCGAGCCTCTCCTTTTGATCATGGGCTTCGGCGGCACCATGGACTTTTGGGGATTCCCCTTCGTCTCGACCTTGATGAAAAAGTTCAAGGTAATAGCCTTCGACAATAGGGGAGTGGGAGAAAGCTCCATAGGCACAGAGCCCCCTAGCATAGAGAGGTTCGCATCCGACGCCGCGGGTCTCTTGGACCATCTAGGAATCGAGTCGACCCACGTTCTCGGTTGGTCCATGGGGGGCTACGTTGCCCAGGAGCTGACACTGGCCCGGCCTGAGCTTGTCAGGGATCTGGTACTCTACGGTACCTGCTGCGATCATCGAGCGGCGCTGGTCAGTCGCCCGGAGACCTTCGGCGACCTGATGGACCTGTCGGAAACGGGTATGGATAGGACGAAGACGACTTTGAGGATGCTTTTCCCCCGTCCATGGCTGGACTTCCATCCCGGGTTCGAGAAGGCATTCCTATCCCGACCTATGACCGTCTACTCCCGCTGTGCCGAGGGCATAGCGGGGCAGGTCAAGGCCATAGCGTCTTGGAAGGGCTGCTGCGACAGGGTGCCGTCCATATCCGTTCCAACCCTGGTGGTGGCGGGAGAGATGGACGGAGTCATCCCGGCGTCTCTGTCCAGAGAGCTGGTGAAAGCCCTGCCCGACGGTTCCTTCCGCTCCTTCTCCGATGGAGGCCACGGCCTGGTCTACCAGTATCCGAAAGAACTGGCCGAGATGGTGACGAATTTTCTGTCTCGATAA
- a CDS encoding efflux RND transporter periplasmic adaptor subunit, which produces MKSYKKLSRIYPLFLALALVAVLLGPRFFSRDGANRKPMAVRPVKSEVLRPINGDSVRTVPGRVRPSKRVDMAFRVSGPLVELPAREGDRVSKGDLLARIDPRDFRLALEQARGALSQAKANLDAMKKGARNEDLRSLEAQVASAQARAEEAEAQFRRFERLYQAKVISQSEYDRYRTAKVVAESSLAAARQELRKARKGARDEDIKAMESGIKSLEAREKAAAAALVDTELRAPFDGVVSSRMVENYQFLTARQPVIGLQSTSSVEIVADVPESAARLDPEDLDVWASFNFLPGRDFPLKLVEFSSVPDRETQTYRATFSMDIPEGVRLLPGMAVQVSARINRLGSEPVYRIPIEALLSGDQGPGVWTLGEDMRVHWASVEVVGLCDGRVDVSGDVVSGDRVVTAGVHSIREGQVVRLSEAAR; this is translated from the coding sequence GTGAAATCATATAAAAAGTTGAGCCGTATATATCCTCTTTTTCTGGCCCTTGCCCTTGTGGCGGTGCTTTTGGGCCCTCGCTTTTTCTCTCGAGACGGAGCCAACAGAAAGCCTATGGCGGTTCGTCCGGTCAAGTCGGAGGTGCTGAGGCCCATAAACGGCGACTCGGTCCGCACCGTGCCGGGAAGGGTCAGGCCCTCCAAACGGGTGGACATGGCCTTTAGGGTGTCCGGTCCCTTGGTGGAACTTCCCGCCCGGGAGGGAGACCGAGTCTCGAAGGGTGACCTACTGGCTAGGATAGACCCCAGGGATTTCCGTCTGGCGTTGGAGCAGGCGCGGGGTGCTCTGTCTCAGGCCAAGGCCAACCTGGATGCCATGAAAAAGGGCGCCAGGAACGAGGATCTCCGGTCTCTGGAGGCCCAGGTCGCTTCGGCTCAAGCCAGGGCAGAGGAGGCGGAGGCTCAGTTTCGACGTTTCGAGAGACTCTATCAGGCCAAGGTTATCTCTCAGTCCGAATACGATCGTTACAGGACCGCCAAAGTCGTGGCCGAGTCGTCTCTGGCGGCGGCGAGACAGGAGCTCAGGAAGGCCAGAAAAGGAGCCAGGGACGAGGATATAAAGGCCATGGAGTCGGGCATAAAATCTCTGGAGGCAAGGGAAAAAGCTGCCGCAGCCGCCCTGGTCGACACGGAGCTCAGGGCTCCCTTCGATGGAGTCGTGTCCAGTAGGATGGTTGAAAACTATCAGTTCTTGACGGCCAGACAGCCGGTCATCGGCCTTCAGAGCACCTCGTCGGTGGAGATAGTGGCAGATGTACCCGAATCCGCCGCCAGACTCGATCCGGAGGATCTGGATGTATGGGCGTCGTTCAACTTTCTTCCCGGCAGGGATTTCCCCCTTAAGCTCGTGGAGTTCTCCTCCGTCCCCGACAGGGAGACCCAGACCTACAGGGCCACCTTCTCCATGGATATACCGGAAGGAGTAAGGCTCCTTCCAGGAATGGCCGTTCAGGTATCGGCCAGGATAAATCGCCTCGGTTCCGAGCCGGTCTACCGTATTCCAATAGAGGCTCTTCTCTCCGGCGATCAAGGCCCTGGTGTATGGACCCTCGGAGAGGACATGAGGGTCCACTGGGCCTCGGTAGAGGTGGTAGGTCTGTGTGACGGTCGGGTGGACGTTTCGGGAGATGTGGTCTCCGGAGATAGGGTAGTGACCGCCGGGGTCCACTCGATACGGGAGGGGCAAGTCGTGAGGCTGTCGGAGGCGGCGAGATGA
- a CDS encoding CatB-related O-acetyltransferase, with product MKGPDPDKVHPRKRYSQLVFLKNVVKSPNIIVGDYTYYDDIRGDRPLEFEKNVIHSVQEKLIIGKFCSIGAETVFVMSGGNHPIDNVSTYPFGLMGSGWEPAPFEPVLRGDIVVGNDVWIGFRATILGGVTIGDGAVIGAGAVVTKDVPPYTVVGGNPASEIKKRFDDSTVEMLLKLRWWDWPPEKITRNVKVLASPSVEALKRCR from the coding sequence ATGAAGGGGCCCGATCCCGATAAGGTCCACCCCAGAAAGAGGTACTCCCAGTTGGTGTTCCTCAAAAACGTGGTCAAAAGCCCCAACATAATAGTGGGAGACTACACCTACTACGACGACATCCGAGGGGACAGGCCGCTGGAGTTCGAGAAAAACGTAATCCACTCGGTCCAGGAAAAGTTGATCATCGGCAAATTCTGCTCCATCGGGGCCGAGACGGTGTTCGTCATGAGCGGTGGAAACCACCCCATAGACAACGTGAGTACCTACCCCTTCGGCCTCATGGGCAGCGGCTGGGAGCCAGCGCCCTTCGAGCCGGTCCTCAGAGGCGACATCGTTGTGGGCAACGACGTGTGGATAGGCTTCAGGGCCACGATACTGGGAGGGGTTACCATAGGGGACGGAGCGGTTATAGGTGCCGGGGCGGTGGTCACAAAAGACGTTCCTCCCTACACGGTGGTAGGTGGAAATCCCGCGTCGGAGATAAAAAAGCGCTTCGACGACTCGACCGTGGAGATGCTGCTGAAGCTGAGGTGGTGGGATTGGCCGCCGGAGAAGATCACCAGAAACGTCAAGGTCCTGGCGTCTCCATCGGTGGAGGCTCTGAAGCGATGTCGTTAA